The following proteins come from a genomic window of Solwaraspora sp. WMMA2065:
- a CDS encoding response regulator transcription factor — protein MTSPAEIGQVADAGPDRAPRILVVDDEPNICALLAATLRLIRFDVRAVDGGRAALVAIEEFEPDLVVLDVMMPDLDGFEVARTMRRGGRRHVPVLFLTARDAVQDRIAGLTVGADDYVAKPFSLEEVVLRIRAILRRSGVVDEPEPTDRVLRYADLELDEDAHEVRRAGQRVDLSPTEFNLLRYLLVNAGRVVSKSQILDRVWSYDFDGDGRIVESYVYYLRKKIDQHQPALIHTVRGVGYTLRLPRSGGV, from the coding sequence ATGACCTCACCCGCCGAGATCGGCCAGGTAGCCGACGCCGGACCGGACCGGGCTCCCCGGATCCTGGTCGTCGACGACGAGCCGAACATCTGCGCCCTGCTCGCCGCCACGTTGCGGCTGATCCGGTTCGACGTCCGAGCGGTGGACGGCGGCCGCGCCGCCCTGGTGGCGATCGAGGAGTTCGAGCCGGATCTGGTGGTCCTCGACGTGATGATGCCGGATCTGGACGGCTTCGAGGTGGCCCGGACGATGCGCCGGGGCGGCCGCCGGCACGTACCCGTGCTGTTCCTGACCGCGCGGGACGCGGTGCAGGACCGGATCGCCGGGCTGACCGTCGGAGCCGACGACTACGTCGCCAAGCCGTTCAGCCTGGAGGAGGTGGTGCTGCGGATCCGGGCGATCCTGCGGCGCAGCGGCGTCGTCGACGAGCCCGAGCCGACCGACCGGGTGCTGCGCTACGCCGACCTGGAGCTCGACGAGGACGCCCACGAGGTACGCCGGGCCGGCCAGCGCGTCGATCTGTCGCCGACCGAGTTCAACCTGCTGCGGTATCTGCTGGTCAACGCCGGCCGGGTGGTCAGCAAGAGCCAGATTCTGGACCGGGTGTGGAGCTACGACTTCGACGGCGACGGCCGGATCGTCGAGTCGTACGTCTACTACCTGCGCAAGAAGATCGACCAGCACCAGCCGGCGCTGATCCACACCGTCCGGGGGGTCGGCTACACGCTGCGACTGCCCCGGTCGGGCGGTGTCTGA
- a CDS encoding CotH kinase family protein produces the protein MSGTPSTPNPPAVPPAAAPKHRLRHRIPLRIRHNYRLLASCAVFLLVVTVVLGSTRIRPYVTSAADAATDLVTVDIAGTIDLFDPTVAHEISLVFADADYQRMLDAYFDDGEKEYLEADLVVDSTTIPSVGIRLKGNSTLSGLTRDGETVQRGGAAPDGGQSGAGQRPDGGQGQQQGAGGPGGGMGRAGLAAEEPENLPWLISFDTFVEGRRYQGLQEIAVRVGGMGGGSAVANEALALSLLDTAGMATQRYAYSAFTVNDRPTTARLVVEHPDEHYAAGLGDSGVLYKSLAGGSFTYQGEDPVEYQDDFKQINLTGSQDLQPVINLIRWVSEASDDEFDDELADHVDVESFARYVAAQNLLLNFDDMAGPGRNYYLWYDLATRKFTVVSWDHNLTFSGDATLGPQDAVTMGGGRFGGGDGGATPQNGTAPQDRFAPPDGFQPPDGFQPPDGFQPPDRAGSGAAPQGGGPGRSAGHPLKERFLASDAYTEVYEAAYRDLYQRMFASGAATAALDGLAAVLATVDGQDGSAVATELEQLRTTVEQRTESLRDQV, from the coding sequence ATGAGCGGTACACCGTCCACCCCGAATCCACCGGCCGTGCCGCCGGCCGCTGCGCCGAAGCACCGGTTACGGCACCGGATCCCGCTGCGCATCCGGCACAACTACCGGCTGCTGGCCAGCTGCGCCGTATTCCTGCTGGTGGTCACGGTCGTGCTGGGCAGCACCCGGATCCGGCCGTACGTCACCAGCGCGGCCGACGCCGCGACCGACCTGGTGACGGTCGACATCGCCGGCACCATTGACCTGTTCGACCCAACGGTGGCCCACGAGATCTCGCTGGTCTTCGCCGACGCCGACTACCAACGGATGCTCGACGCCTACTTCGACGACGGCGAGAAGGAGTACCTCGAGGCGGACCTGGTGGTCGACTCGACCACGATCCCGAGCGTGGGAATCCGGCTCAAAGGCAACTCCACCCTGTCCGGTCTGACCCGCGACGGTGAGACCGTGCAACGCGGCGGGGCCGCCCCCGACGGCGGACAGTCCGGTGCAGGGCAGCGACCCGACGGTGGGCAGGGACAGCAGCAGGGCGCAGGCGGGCCGGGCGGCGGTATGGGCCGGGCCGGGCTGGCCGCCGAGGAACCGGAGAACCTGCCCTGGCTGATCAGCTTCGACACGTTTGTCGAGGGACGGCGCTACCAGGGACTACAGGAGATCGCAGTGCGGGTCGGCGGAATGGGTGGCGGTAGCGCCGTGGCCAACGAGGCCCTCGCCCTGTCGTTGCTCGATACCGCCGGGATGGCCACCCAGCGGTACGCGTACAGCGCGTTCACGGTCAACGACCGGCCCACCACCGCCCGCCTCGTGGTGGAACACCCCGACGAGCACTACGCCGCCGGGCTGGGTGACAGTGGCGTGCTCTACAAGTCGTTGGCCGGCGGTTCGTTCACCTACCAGGGCGAGGATCCGGTCGAGTACCAGGATGACTTCAAGCAGATCAACCTCACCGGAAGCCAGGACCTGCAGCCGGTGATCAACCTGATCCGCTGGGTGTCCGAGGCGTCCGACGACGAATTCGACGACGAGCTGGCCGATCACGTCGACGTCGAGTCGTTCGCCCGCTACGTCGCCGCCCAGAACCTGCTGCTCAACTTCGACGACATGGCCGGTCCCGGCCGCAACTACTACCTTTGGTACGACCTGGCCACCCGGAAGTTCACGGTGGTCAGCTGGGACCACAACCTGACGTTCAGTGGCGACGCCACCCTCGGGCCGCAGGACGCGGTGACCATGGGCGGTGGCCGGTTCGGTGGTGGCGACGGCGGTGCCACGCCGCAGAACGGCACGGCACCACAGGACAGGTTCGCGCCACCCGACGGATTCCAGCCACCCGACGGATTCCAGCCACCCGACGGATTCCAGCCACCCGACAGGGCCGGCTCCGGGGCGGCGCCGCAGGGCGGCGGTCCCGGCCGGTCGGCCGGGCACCCGCTCAAGGAACGGTTCCTGGCCAGCGACGCGTACACCGAAGTGTACGAGGCCGCGTACCGCGATCTCTATCAGCGGATGTTCGCCAGCGGCGCGGCGACGGCCGCGCTGGACGGCCTGGCCGCCGTCCTGGCAACCGTCGACGGTCAGGACGGCTCGGCGGTCGCGACCGAGCTGGAACAGCTGCGGACCACGGTCGAGCAACGGACGGAAAGCCTGCGCGATCAGGTGTGA
- a CDS encoding glycine--tRNA ligase, whose translation MQDALARLAAYWAEQGCLTVQPMNTEVGAGTLNPATFLRVLGPEPWRVAYVEPSVRPDDARYGENPNRIQTHTQFQVILKPEPGDAQELYLGSLAALGIDVAAHDVRFVEDNWASPALGAWGLGWEVWLDGLEITQFTYFQQAGGINLEVPSVEITYGIERIMMALQGVRHFKEIAYAPGISYGEIFGPGEYEMSRYYLDDADVATNRQLLDLYAAEAQRMIDAGLPVPAHSFVLKCSQAFNVLDARGAVSTAERATEFARMRRLAGEVAQLWVRRRDELGHPLGVVPPAPAGQADAAAAQPGESAPARQLVFEIGTEEMPPSEVRSARQQVAKLVADRLAATRLMHGDVRVLATPRRLVAVVDAVAAREPDHTRTVRGPKVAAGFRPDGTPTPAAAGFARSQGVEVTDLARVEIGGVPHLAMLRDEPGRTATEVLTEVLAGVVTGLRSAKNMRWRDPQLAFTRPVRWLLALWGDLVVPVEVSTLAAGRTTRVHRTAATSTVEVADAESYLATVRDAGIVVDPEERRAIVTAAAGELAAGVGGRVDLAAEAGLLTQVVDLIEQPTPLLGGFEERYLELPESVLATVMRKHQRYLPVRGADGALLPHFVAVANGAIDVDLVRAGNEAVLRARYEDAAFFYRADRATPLAELRSRLSRLTFTDKLGSMADRADRIAGLAGDLAEMIALSDADRATLDRAAELVKFDLGSQMVTEMTSLAGVMARDYAGHAGEPAAVAQAVFEAELPRSTGDQLPQSLPGALLSLADRLDLVTGLAATVGMPTGSSDPFAIRRAVLGLLAVHRSQPGLAGISLATGLAAAARRQPVPVDDTVLAEIVEFLTRRVEQLLTEEGQPVDRVRAVLAHADRPQLVDRLLAQLDRLLADEQFRALAEALQRARRIVPADVPAEYDPALLTEPAEVRLHEVVKQVRADLDHSADLDRFTGIAGQLTAPVNAFFDDVFVMAEDPQLRQARLGLLATVATLAANLLDWPQLRM comes from the coding sequence ATGCAGGACGCGCTGGCCCGCCTCGCGGCGTACTGGGCCGAGCAGGGTTGCCTGACGGTCCAGCCGATGAACACCGAGGTCGGCGCCGGCACGCTGAACCCGGCCACGTTCCTGCGGGTGCTCGGTCCCGAGCCGTGGCGGGTCGCCTACGTAGAGCCGTCGGTGCGTCCGGACGACGCCCGGTACGGCGAGAACCCGAACCGGATCCAGACCCACACCCAGTTCCAGGTGATCCTCAAGCCGGAGCCGGGCGACGCGCAGGAGCTCTACCTAGGCAGCCTGGCCGCGCTCGGCATCGACGTGGCCGCGCACGACGTCCGGTTCGTCGAGGACAACTGGGCCTCACCGGCGCTCGGCGCCTGGGGTCTGGGCTGGGAGGTCTGGCTGGACGGGCTGGAGATCACCCAGTTCACCTACTTCCAGCAGGCCGGTGGGATCAACCTCGAGGTGCCGTCGGTGGAGATCACCTACGGCATCGAGCGGATCATGATGGCGTTGCAGGGGGTCCGTCACTTCAAGGAGATCGCGTACGCGCCGGGCATCTCCTACGGCGAGATCTTCGGCCCCGGCGAGTACGAGATGTCCCGCTACTACCTCGACGACGCCGACGTCGCCACCAACCGGCAGCTGCTCGACCTGTACGCAGCCGAGGCGCAGCGGATGATCGACGCCGGGCTGCCGGTCCCGGCGCACAGCTTCGTCCTCAAGTGCTCGCAGGCGTTCAACGTGCTGGACGCGCGGGGCGCGGTCTCCACCGCCGAGCGGGCCACCGAGTTCGCCCGGATGCGCCGGCTGGCCGGCGAGGTGGCGCAGCTGTGGGTGCGCCGCCGCGACGAGCTGGGCCACCCACTCGGCGTGGTGCCACCGGCGCCAGCCGGGCAGGCCGACGCAGCGGCCGCGCAGCCCGGTGAGTCGGCCCCGGCCCGGCAGCTGGTGTTCGAGATCGGCACCGAGGAGATGCCGCCATCGGAGGTCCGCTCGGCCCGCCAGCAGGTCGCCAAGCTGGTCGCCGACCGGTTGGCCGCGACCAGGCTGATGCACGGCGACGTCCGGGTGCTGGCCACCCCACGCCGGCTGGTCGCCGTCGTCGACGCGGTCGCCGCCCGCGAGCCCGACCACACCCGCACGGTACGCGGCCCGAAGGTCGCCGCCGGGTTCCGCCCGGACGGAACACCCACCCCGGCTGCGGCGGGCTTCGCCCGTTCCCAGGGGGTCGAGGTGACCGACCTGGCCCGGGTGGAGATCGGCGGCGTACCGCATCTGGCGATGCTGCGCGACGAGCCCGGCCGCACCGCGACGGAGGTCCTCACCGAGGTGCTCGCCGGGGTGGTCACCGGCCTGCGCTCGGCGAAGAACATGCGCTGGCGGGATCCGCAGCTGGCGTTCACCCGTCCGGTCCGGTGGCTGCTGGCGCTCTGGGGTGACCTGGTGGTGCCGGTCGAGGTGTCCACGCTGGCCGCCGGCCGGACCACCCGGGTGCACCGGACCGCCGCGACGTCGACCGTCGAGGTGGCCGACGCGGAGAGCTACCTGGCGACGGTCCGTGACGCCGGCATCGTGGTGGACCCGGAGGAACGCCGGGCGATCGTCACCGCCGCCGCCGGTGAGCTGGCCGCTGGCGTCGGCGGCCGGGTCGACCTGGCCGCCGAGGCTGGTCTGCTGACCCAGGTGGTGGACCTGATCGAACAGCCGACGCCGCTGCTCGGCGGGTTCGAGGAACGCTACCTGGAGCTACCTGAGTCGGTGCTGGCCACGGTGATGCGCAAGCATCAGCGGTACCTGCCGGTGCGGGGCGCGGACGGTGCCCTGTTGCCGCACTTCGTGGCGGTCGCCAACGGCGCGATCGACGTCGATCTGGTACGGGCCGGCAACGAGGCGGTGCTGCGGGCCCGGTACGAGGACGCGGCGTTCTTCTACCGCGCCGACCGGGCCACCCCGCTGGCCGAGCTGCGGTCCCGACTGAGCCGGTTGACCTTCACCGACAAGCTGGGGTCGATGGCGGACCGGGCTGACCGGATCGCCGGGCTGGCCGGTGACCTGGCCGAGATGATCGCGCTGTCCGATGCGGACCGGGCGACCTTGGACCGCGCGGCCGAGCTGGTCAAGTTCGACCTCGGTTCGCAGATGGTCACCGAGATGACCAGTCTCGCCGGGGTGATGGCCCGTGACTACGCCGGGCACGCCGGAGAGCCGGCGGCGGTCGCGCAGGCGGTGTTCGAGGCCGAGTTGCCGCGCAGCACCGGTGACCAGTTGCCGCAGTCGCTGCCGGGGGCGCTGCTGTCGCTGGCCGACCGGCTGGATCTGGTGACCGGCCTGGCTGCCACGGTCGGCATGCCGACCGGCAGCAGCGACCCGTTCGCGATCCGGCGGGCGGTGCTGGGGCTGTTGGCGGTGCACCGGAGTCAGCCAGGGCTGGCCGGGATTTCGCTGGCCACCGGGCTCGCGGCTGCCGCCCGGCGGCAGCCGGTGCCGGTCGACGACACCGTGCTGGCCGAGATCGTCGAGTTCCTGACCCGCCGGGTGGAGCAGTTGCTGACCGAGGAGGGCCAGCCGGTGGACCGGGTCCGCGCGGTACTGGCGCACGCCGACCGGCCGCAACTGGTTGACCGGCTGCTGGCCCAGCTGGACCGGCTGCTGGCCGACGAGCAGTTCCGGGCGCTCGCCGAGGCGTTGCAGCGGGCCCGGCGAATCGTCCCGGCTGACGTGCCCGCCGAGTACGACCCGGCGCTACTCACCGAGCCGGCCGAGGTACGGCTGCACGAGGTGGTCAAGCAGGTGCGGGCCGACCTGGACCACAGCGCGGACCTCGACCGGTTCACTGGAATCGCCGGGCAGCTGACCGCGCCGGTGAACGCCTTCTTCGACGACGTCTTCGTGATGGCCGAGGATCCTCAGCTGCGTCAGGCCCGGCTGGGTCTGCTCGCCACGGTCGCGACGCTCGCCGCCAACCTGCTGGACTGGCCGCAGCTGCGGATGTGA
- a CDS encoding DUF4956 domain-containing protein, whose product MDITFQDLSSTFSLGDIAASLALSFVLSAVIGWVYRATHRNVSYSQSYVQTLIILGMLISLIMLVVGSNIARAFALVGALSVVRFRNAIKETRDVGFIFLVMGVGMACGTRFYLLAVIATVAICLIIGVMYRFNWFALNVQRQVVKVQVPPDRDHTHAVQDVLLRLTTEFELVSIESIRGGALTELMYTVRLSKGTEPGELIAALSGLTGGQRVTVLTGYDQTDL is encoded by the coding sequence ATGGACATCACCTTCCAGGACCTGTCCAGCACGTTCAGCCTCGGCGACATCGCCGCGTCGCTGGCGCTGTCCTTCGTGCTCAGCGCAGTCATCGGCTGGGTCTACCGGGCCACCCACCGCAACGTGTCGTACAGCCAGTCGTACGTTCAGACACTGATCATCCTCGGGATGCTGATCTCGTTGATCATGCTGGTCGTCGGCTCCAACATCGCCCGGGCCTTCGCCCTGGTCGGCGCGCTGTCCGTGGTCCGGTTCCGCAACGCGATCAAGGAGACCCGCGACGTCGGCTTCATCTTCCTGGTGATGGGCGTCGGCATGGCCTGCGGCACCCGGTTCTACCTGCTCGCGGTGATCGCCACGGTCGCGATCTGCCTGATCATCGGGGTGATGTACCGCTTCAACTGGTTCGCGCTCAACGTGCAACGCCAGGTGGTGAAGGTGCAGGTGCCACCGGACCGCGACCACACGCACGCCGTACAGGACGTGCTGCTGCGGCTGACCACCGAGTTCGAGCTGGTCAGCATCGAGTCGATCCGGGGCGGAGCGCTGACCGAGCTGATGTACACGGTCAGGTTGAGCAAGGGCACCGAGCCGGGCGAACTGATCGCGGCGTTGAGCGGGCTGACCGGCGGCCAGCGGGTCACGGTGCTCACCGGCTACGACCAGACGGACCTGTGA
- a CDS encoding CDP-alcohol phosphatidyltransferase family protein yields MDGPAGPVRNVPNLITTVRTVVAVGLAVLAVVGDSTVLTGVAIGCYWIGDMADGLAARLLRQETRFGAVYDIVCDRVCCLAVAAALIPLLPSMGVPLVIFVVQFVVVDLVLSLSFLRWPLLSPNYFHLVHTQVYRFNWSPVAKALNTGGLVLLVVLAPSPVLPVAFTLAIAAVKLASLVVVARIPLAVDLPGLRAASS; encoded by the coding sequence GTGGACGGGCCTGCCGGGCCGGTCCGCAACGTACCGAATCTCATCACCACGGTCCGGACCGTGGTCGCCGTCGGCTTGGCCGTGCTGGCCGTCGTCGGCGACAGCACGGTACTCACCGGCGTCGCGATCGGCTGCTACTGGATCGGTGACATGGCGGACGGTCTGGCCGCCCGGCTGCTGCGGCAGGAGACCCGGTTCGGTGCCGTCTACGACATCGTCTGCGACCGGGTCTGCTGCCTGGCGGTCGCCGCCGCGCTGATCCCGCTGCTGCCGTCGATGGGCGTTCCGCTGGTCATCTTCGTCGTGCAGTTCGTCGTGGTGGATCTGGTGCTGAGCCTGAGTTTCCTGCGGTGGCCACTGCTGAGCCCGAACTACTTCCATCTTGTGCACACCCAGGTGTACCGGTTCAACTGGTCGCCGGTGGCGAAGGCGTTGAACACCGGCGGCCTGGTGCTGCTGGTGGTGCTGGCACCGTCGCCGGTGCTTCCGGTGGCGTTCACCTTGGCGATCGCCGCGGTGAAGCTCGCTTCGCTCGTCGTGGTGGCCCGGATCCCGCTCGCTGTCGACCTTCCGGGTCTGCGCGCCGCCTCCTCGTGA
- a CDS encoding HAMP domain-containing sensor histidine kinase, with the protein MRHLKRFRSPITVRRWSHWTLRSRLVLATAVLTAVALLLANTAGLVLLRQSLTDRLDEQLRLMSRPYAGSAPPTLDQDGPRPRPFPGASLQPAQSVLLYAADGTLTQQFSSDPDAALPALDDYPALVERAAARRSYTVPAVDGDGSWRVLAVPRADGGLAVVGVSLRQVDATADTLLMIDAVVVLLILVLLGLVAAATVRLGLRPLTRMERIAAEITGGNLARRVLDADPHTEVGRLGGALNSMLDRIGAEVAARTASEQRLRQFVADASHELRTPLTSIRGFAELYRRGGATPGPELDEAMRRIEAEAARMGLLVEDLLLLARLDQRRQPVRRPVDLLAVTADTIRDASARAPDRRVRMAPAGPVGSTAPDLEPVAPELQPVSVPGDEPALRQVAANLVANALQHTPPAAEITVRVGYLPAGAGGAPSDRPLAAVGRDLPADAPLAVIEVTDTGPGVPAAHAGRVFERLYRVDPSRTRARGGGSGLGLAIVAAIVDGHAGRIELYDRPGGGAVFRVLLPEPMLCRPAPALML; encoded by the coding sequence ATGCGGCACCTGAAACGGTTCCGTTCCCCGATCACCGTACGGCGGTGGTCGCACTGGACGCTGCGGTCCCGGCTGGTGCTGGCCACCGCGGTCCTCACCGCCGTCGCCCTGCTGCTGGCCAACACGGCCGGTCTGGTCCTGCTGCGGCAGAGCCTGACCGACCGGCTCGACGAGCAGTTGCGGCTGATGAGCCGACCGTACGCCGGGTCCGCGCCGCCCACCCTCGACCAGGACGGTCCCCGACCCCGACCCTTCCCCGGCGCCTCCCTGCAACCGGCCCAGTCGGTCCTGCTGTACGCCGCCGACGGGACCCTCACCCAGCAGTTCTCCTCCGACCCGGATGCCGCCCTGCCCGCGTTGGACGACTATCCGGCGCTGGTCGAGCGGGCCGCTGCCCGGCGTTCCTACACGGTGCCCGCCGTCGATGGTGACGGATCCTGGCGGGTGCTCGCGGTGCCGCGCGCCGACGGCGGGCTCGCTGTGGTCGGCGTCTCGCTGCGCCAGGTCGACGCGACCGCCGACACGCTGCTCATGATCGACGCCGTGGTGGTGCTGCTGATCCTGGTGCTGCTCGGTCTGGTCGCCGCCGCGACGGTCCGGCTCGGGCTGCGCCCGCTGACCCGGATGGAACGCATCGCCGCCGAGATCACCGGCGGCAACCTGGCCCGGCGGGTCCTCGACGCCGACCCGCACACCGAGGTCGGCCGGCTCGGCGGCGCGTTGAACTCGATGCTGGACCGGATCGGGGCCGAGGTCGCCGCCCGGACCGCCTCGGAGCAGCGACTCCGGCAGTTCGTCGCGGACGCGTCGCACGAACTGCGCACCCCGCTCACCTCGATCCGGGGATTCGCCGAACTGTACCGGCGGGGCGGGGCGACGCCCGGCCCGGAACTCGACGAGGCGATGCGCCGGATCGAGGCGGAGGCGGCCCGGATGGGGCTGCTGGTGGAGGACCTGCTGCTGCTGGCCCGGCTGGACCAGCGTCGGCAGCCGGTGCGTCGACCGGTGGATCTGCTCGCGGTCACCGCCGACACGATCCGCGACGCGTCCGCCCGGGCTCCCGACCGTCGGGTCCGGATGGCACCGGCCGGACCGGTCGGCTCCACCGCACCCGACCTGGAGCCGGTCGCACCCGAACTGCAGCCGGTCTCGGTGCCGGGGGACGAGCCGGCGCTGCGCCAGGTGGCCGCCAACCTGGTGGCGAACGCGCTGCAGCACACCCCGCCGGCGGCCGAGATCACCGTACGGGTGGGGTATCTGCCGGCCGGCGCTGGCGGTGCCCCGTCGGACCGGCCGCTCGCGGCGGTCGGGCGGGACCTGCCGGCGGACGCGCCGCTTGCGGTGATCGAGGTGACCGACACCGGTCCCGGCGTGCCGGCGGCGCATGCCGGGCGGGTCTTCGAGCGGCTGTACCGGGTGGATCCCAGCCGTACCCGGGCGCGAGGTGGCGGCTCCGGCCTCGGGCTGGCGATCGTCGCGGCGATCGTGGACGGTCACGCCGGCCGGATCGAGCTGTACGACCGGCCGGGCGGTGGTGCCGTGTTCCGCGTACTGCTGCCCGAGCCGATGTTGTGCCGGCCCGCGCCGGCCCTCATGCTGTAG
- a CDS encoding PPOX class F420-dependent oxidoreductase: MAKPPMPQHLVEMLGRPNPSVMGTVSPSGTPVTVATWYLWDDGRVLLNLDAGRKRLEHLRADPRVSLTVLDGDSWYRHVSLHGRVTIEPDPELAGIDRLARHYTGDRYPNRERPRVSAWLTVESYHAWGFDR; the protein is encoded by the coding sequence ATGGCCAAGCCGCCGATGCCGCAACACCTGGTCGAAATGCTGGGCCGGCCGAACCCGTCGGTGATGGGTACGGTGAGCCCGAGCGGCACGCCGGTGACCGTCGCCACCTGGTACCTGTGGGACGACGGCCGGGTGCTGCTCAACCTGGACGCCGGGCGCAAGCGGCTGGAGCATCTGCGGGCCGACCCACGGGTGTCGCTGACCGTGCTGGACGGCGACTCCTGGTACCGGCATGTCAGTCTGCACGGCAGGGTGACCATCGAGCCGGACCCCGAGCTGGCCGGGATCGACCGACTCGCCCGGCACTACACCGGTGACCGCTACCCGAACCGGGAGCGCCCCCGGGTGTCCGCCTGGCTGACCGTGGAGTCCTACCACGCCTGGGGCTTCGACCGCTGA
- a CDS encoding polyphosphate polymerase domain-containing protein: MRPESAPPTTTGPGPDDRAGHGTDDRAGHALRGVTRLHAFNRYEIKYLVDNAAVPALRDQLARRLDRDSHAGTTGYGVWSLYYDTDDLRFYWEKIEGLRFRRKLRIRHYGDRTGIDDDTTVHVEIKQRVNRVTQKRRIALPYRLARQLCDGRAMIDHTEPQRGFVQEVLGLVSGLDLRPVAITGYHRQAFVGTGADLGLRVTLDTRVRGRDRDLHLGVDAENRFIVPPWRSIMEVKANERVPYWLTDLAAQADLSVVRVSKYCQCVEAFGRAPRSVFHLPADAPPPPPDRPAGELLAVGASGGRA; encoded by the coding sequence ATGCGACCCGAATCGGCACCGCCGACGACGACCGGACCAGGACCGGACGACCGGGCCGGCCACGGTACGGACGACCGGGCCGGTCACGCGCTGCGGGGCGTCACCCGGCTGCACGCGTTCAACCGGTACGAGATCAAGTACCTGGTCGACAACGCGGCGGTACCGGCACTGCGTGACCAACTCGCCCGCCGACTCGACCGGGACAGCCATGCCGGGACCACCGGGTACGGGGTGTGGAGCCTCTACTACGACACCGACGACCTGCGGTTCTACTGGGAAAAGATCGAAGGGCTGCGGTTCCGCCGCAAACTGCGGATCCGGCACTACGGCGACCGGACCGGCATCGACGACGACACCACCGTCCACGTCGAGATCAAGCAGCGGGTCAACCGGGTCACCCAGAAACGGCGGATCGCGCTGCCGTACCGACTGGCCCGTCAACTGTGCGACGGCCGCGCCATGATCGACCACACCGAGCCGCAGCGGGGCTTCGTGCAGGAGGTCCTCGGCCTGGTCAGCGGCCTGGACCTGCGCCCGGTGGCGATCACCGGCTACCACCGGCAGGCGTTCGTCGGCACCGGTGCCGATCTCGGCCTGCGGGTCACCCTGGACACCCGGGTCCGGGGTCGGGACCGTGATCTGCACCTGGGCGTCGACGCCGAAAATCGGTTCATCGTCCCGCCGTGGCGTTCGATCATGGAGGTGAAGGCGAACGAACGGGTCCCGTACTGGTTGACCGACCTCGCTGCGCAGGCCGACCTGTCGGTCGTGCGGGTCAGCAAGTACTGCCAGTGTGTCGAGGCGTTCGGGCGGGCCCCGCGGTCGGTGTTCCATCTGCCGGCCGACGCGCCACCACCGCCTCCGGACCGGCCGGCCGGCGAACTGCTGGCCGTCGGCGCGAGCGGCGGGCGGGCCTGA